One window of the Amycolatopsis mediterranei genome contains the following:
- a CDS encoding dihydrofolate reductase family protein, translated as MRSVTYSMSVSLDGYIVGPDGGFDFGAPDDEVFRLSMEEVRRVGVHLLGRRLYETMLYWEDVDQAALDPLRREFAALWNPLPKVVFSSTLTSVRGNARLATGTLAEEIERLRAEPAEGSIAIGGATLAAAAAEADLIDEYLARVYPVLVGGGLPFFPRQERRVELELVETRPVGPRVAYLRHRVRR; from the coding sequence ATGCGCAGCGTGACCTATTCGATGTCCGTCTCGCTCGACGGCTACATCGTCGGGCCGGACGGCGGCTTCGACTTCGGCGCGCCCGACGATGAGGTCTTCCGGTTGTCCATGGAGGAGGTCCGCCGCGTCGGCGTCCACCTCCTGGGACGACGGCTGTACGAGACGATGCTGTACTGGGAGGACGTCGACCAGGCCGCACTCGACCCGCTGAGGCGCGAGTTCGCCGCGCTGTGGAACCCGTTGCCCAAGGTGGTGTTCTCCAGCACGCTGACGTCAGTGCGCGGCAACGCCCGCCTGGCCACCGGCACCCTCGCTGAGGAGATCGAGCGCCTGCGGGCCGAACCGGCGGAGGGCTCCATCGCGATCGGCGGCGCGACGCTGGCCGCCGCGGCGGCCGAGGCGGACCTGATCGACGAGTACCTCGCCCGGGTCTACCCGGTGCTCGTCGGCGGGGGCCTCCCGTTCTTCCCGCGGCAGGAACGGCGAGTGGAACTCGAACTCGTCGAAACGCGGCCCGTCGGCCCGCGCGTGGCCTACCTCCGCCACCGCGTGCGGCGCTAG